In the Granulosicoccus antarcticus IMCC3135 genome, CGGTTGCACACACTATCGCAACTAACAATGCCGACGAGCCACCCTCTTCCGGGTCCGGGTCCGGACCAGAACGGTTGATGGCCAGCACGGCAAACACGGATATGTCGCGTGTATTCACCGTCACCGAACATAATCAGTTGCTTTATCTCAACATCTGGACGATGTCCTGGAATATCACGGATTGGATACGCAGCGCTCGTTTCCAACTGCAGAACCTTGATTCAGATTCACAGCTTGCCATTATCAGCAATACCAACGGCTCGACTGTGAGCATTGCCGGCTGGGAAGATAGCGCATTGTCCAGCCCTTCCCTTGTCATGTGGCGATACGCTGTCGACTCCACAGCTGTGGAAGGCTCAGCTGATCCCGCATTCGATCTCAGAGCGACTGACTCTTTGCGTGCGCCACTACGTGTACCACTGCATTCGCCACCTGCCAATCATTCCAATTCCAGACTGATATTTGCAGCTGATGCTGCTCTTGGTATCGTTGCATTGGGATGGCATGCAGTGGACGACTCGGATTCAAGCACCGGCATTACAGCCGATGCGGCGCTGAGTACCTATCTTTTCAACCCCCAGAGCAGACAGTGGCTATCGGCACTGGAGCTGCCAGAAAACCTGCCAACGCTTGCCAAACAATCCTTCGCCACAGCACTTGCTCTATCGGCTGATGGCAGCACCATGATGATGGCTAGCAAAGCTGGCACAACCGACCCGAACCGAAGCCGCGCTGGCGAAGTTCTGATCATGCGTTAAACCAGGCACCTGGAGCAAGCTCAAAAGCGACAACACACGTGCCATGCCTGCATTAAAGGACTGACTTTGCACCCGAGTGGACCCTGCCACTGCAGGCCCTTTATTTTGTAGGATATGCGTTCAGCATGCGTCGCAGATCCATCAACAGAATCTGATCAGGCCCCTTGGAACTGACCAGCTCAACCCCTTTGAATACATGTTTGAGCAGAGTTTCCATCGAGTGCCCCTTTTTGTCGACCAGGCTCAACAAACTACCCGAACAGGTCAAGCCAAGAGTCTTGTCTTCGTGCTCTAGCTCTATGCACAGCTGCATGATTTTTCGTACCAGCAGATACACCTGCGTCTCTTCACGGTGGCGCAACAAAAATCCGAAACGGTTCCCAGTCAGCTTGGCAACATGTGCAGGGCGTTTGTGAATTCCCTGTAGCAACGCCTCCACTCTGGCAAACAGCGCCGGGTACTCATTCGCCTTGTGAATCTGACCCGAGACGTCCTGTACGAAGACGTCCATCACCATCAGGCTGACTCTGTCATCCAGATTTCCGGCATTGCTCAGGTACCACTGCATCTGCCTGATAAAAGGCTTGCTGGAAGGCTCCAGCATCAGTGGATTATTCAACGACTCGGTACCGGGTGCCTGACTGTTACCCACCTTTTTCTCAGCCTTGCCAGCACTGCTTGCGATAGGAATCTGTGCCCGGGCAAAACGCAGCAAACTACGTCCGGCTGGCTGAGTGAGAATATGCTGGTAATCAATGCTGATCGTTTTGCCACCAGGCAAACGCCAATTGGCTGAATGCTGCTCTTCACCGGCACTCTGAGGCCCACCAGTCTCCAGTAGCGCTTCGCACTGTTGCCCTATCAGCAACTTGCGATTGTCCAGATACAATTCTTGCAAACCTGCATCGTTGACATAACTGATGCGATGATCAGAATCTATCACTAGCACAGCACCGGCCATGGTCTCCAGGGCCTCTTCCAGCAAAGCACACTCAGCTTGTAATCCGCGACGCTGACGTACAAAGCGACTGATGGCATCGATTCGGCTCAGAAGCAGCTCACTGGACTCGTTCTTGAACATACATTCCACGGCACCTGCCCGCAGGCTTCGTTTGATGATGTGGTCGCTATAGGTTCCCGTTAGTACCGTGCAGATGATATCGCCGACAGCCTCGCTGGTCACCAACTCGCGACACAACAGGTCTCCCGTCGTTTCAGTCAGATAGAAATCCAGAATGGCAATATCGACAGGCTCGGCAGTCGCTTGCTGTATGGCTTCCACCTGTGTCGCGGCCAGACTGACACGATAGCCCTGCAATTGAAAAAGATCACGCAGTGAGTAACGGATAGTGGCTGAATCGTCCACGATCAATAGATGAATGTCACTGTTGTCGACCCTGCCGGGAAACGCAACCGTATCGTCGGCGTCAATTTCGATCAAACGTTGCAACAGAGCTTCGAGCCTCTGATATTCTTTCCAGGGCAGCACTGCGGTGTGCTCGCGCTCTGCCACCCAGGCACGTGTTTCAGCCCGCATATCGGTTGACATGACAACCACTGGCAGCTCTTTGTAAGCAGACTGCTCCAGCAAGCTGGCCAGCTCATCTGCCTCAATTTGAGGTGCAGTGGGCCAACCAAACAACAAACCGGTGTATTCGGTTCCGAACTGCTGGTATTGCTTGTCTAATGCCTCAACAGCGCCCTTGTAGCTCTCTGTTGCATCCACGACAAATCCCAGCGACTGCGCGTGCTTGTCAAGTACGTAGCGCATGGTGGCAGAAGGCTCTACCAGTAATAGTCGATTCGTCATGAGACTGTTCGTCTGATCATAGGCCTTGAACGATAATCCGCGAAAACGGATTCAACGCCCTGTTTGGCGGGATTACAGCAGGGTTGCAAGATGTGCACTAGGTTACCGATGTTCGGCTGTCGATAATTGCCTTTGCCCGTGATTCAACTCACAGTTTAGCTCTATCATAAGGTATGAACACTCAGCACTCTCCAAAAAATACCATTCGTCAGGATCCTCGTCAGCCTGAATTCGTACAGAACCCCTATTCTCTGTATCAGCAAATGCATGATATGGCTGGTCCGGTT is a window encoding:
- a CDS encoding response regulator, translated to MTNRLLLVEPSATMRYVLDKHAQSLGFVVDATESYKGAVEALDKQYQQFGTEYTGLLFGWPTAPQIEADELASLLEQSAYKELPVVVMSTDMRAETRAWVAEREHTAVLPWKEYQRLEALLQRLIEIDADDTVAFPGRVDNSDIHLLIVDDSATIRYSLRDLFQLQGYRVSLAATQVEAIQQATAEPVDIAILDFYLTETTGDLLCRELVTSEAVGDIICTVLTGTYSDHIIKRSLRAGAVECMFKNESSELLLSRIDAISRFVRQRRGLQAECALLEEALETMAGAVLVIDSDHRISYVNDAGLQELYLDNRKLLIGQQCEALLETGGPQSAGEEQHSANWRLPGGKTISIDYQHILTQPAGRSLLRFARAQIPIASSAGKAEKKVGNSQAPGTESLNNPLMLEPSSKPFIRQMQWYLSNAGNLDDRVSLMVMDVFVQDVSGQIHKANEYPALFARVEALLQGIHKRPAHVAKLTGNRFGFLLRHREETQVYLLVRKIMQLCIELEHEDKTLGLTCSGSLLSLVDKKGHSMETLLKHVFKGVELVSSKGPDQILLMDLRRMLNAYPTK